A single window of Drosophila suzukii chromosome 3, CBGP_Dsuzu_IsoJpt1.0, whole genome shotgun sequence DNA harbors:
- the chrb gene encoding protein charybde gives MKMEVLSVQNHIQGKFGVNKIKDWQAATAPLEEEEELTAGVNGSTAAGEGILDVDVVDGHPASVLHMRQHQALNTRPPATPPSAGGGGPLAGGGGGVAGGMTTPKQATSPVAAASFEVPVSGGSAAAYHHAYMTNVLASTAQQHYHHPLPASPLQSTAGARFGAADNLDDVSASAVRELSQQLQAQLRDAKRRHLSCTEVTLPNDLTQRIAAEIIRMSEREPCGERACTLFIEFESEPNNVRRIASFKVDPDTVSIFELYLTLRQDKSGWTSLLPQFIKNLTRSNTINISPDFTLTKNKLYSSE, from the exons ACTGGCAAGCTGCGACAGCACCgttggaggaggaggaggagctgaCCGCGGGCGTGAACGGGAGCACAGCCGCCGGCGAGGGCATTCTGGACGTCGACGTGGTGGATGGCCATCCGGCATCCGTGCTGCACATGCGACAGCACCAGGCGCTCAACACCCGCCCACCGGCCACGCCCCCGTCGGCAGGGGGCGGTGGTCCTTTGGcgggaggaggaggaggagtagCTGGCGGAATGACCACTCCCAAGCAGGCCACCTCACCAGTGGCTGCGGCCAGTTTCGAAGTGCCCGTTAGCGGAGGCAGTGCGGCCGCTTATCACCACGCCTACATGACCAACGTGCTGGCCAGCACCGCCCAGCAGCACTACCACCACCCACTGCCCGCCTCGCCGCTGCAGTCGACGGCCGGCGCTCGATTTGGGGCCGCCGACAATCTGGACGATGTGAGCGCCAGCGCGGTGCGGGAGCTGTCGCAGCAGCTGCAGGCCCAGCTGAGGGACGCCAAGAGGCGCCATCTCTCCTGCACCGAGGTCACGCTGCCCAACGACCTCACGCAGCGCATCGCCGCCGAGATCATCCGGATGTCGGAGCGGGAACCGTGCGGCGAGCGGGCCTGCACACTCTTTATTGAGTTCGAGAGCGAGCCGAACAACGTCAG GCGCATTGCATCCTTCAAGGTGGACCCGGATACGGTGTCGATATTCGAGTTGTACCTGACCTTGAGGCAGGACAAGAGCGGCTGGACCTCCCTGCTGCCGCAGTTTATAAA AAACCTCACCCGTAGCAATACCATCAACATCAGTCCCGACTTCACGCTGACCAAGAACAAGCTCTACTCATCCGAGTGA